Proteins co-encoded in one Candidatus Zixiibacteriota bacterium genomic window:
- a CDS encoding YjbQ family protein, translated as MVITEEIEFDSQGYCHVVDITNEIRQKVEKSGIKSGIVTVFTPSATSGLTTIEYEPGLLEDLPEFFEKILPSDKAYNHDRTWHDGNGFSHMRSALIGPDITVPFTDGHLHLGTWQNIVFLDFDNRNRRRRLVVQIIGE; from the coding sequence ATGGTTATCACCGAGGAAATAGAATTCGACTCCCAGGGGTACTGCCATGTGGTCGATATCACCAATGAAATCCGTCAGAAAGTGGAGAAATCCGGGATCAAGTCCGGGATTGTCACCGTTTTTACCCCCTCGGCCACATCGGGTCTGACCACGATCGAGTACGAGCCGGGTCTTCTGGAGGATTTGCCCGAGTTTTTCGAGAAAATCCTGCCCTCGGATAAGGCCTACAATCATGATCGGACCTGGCATGACGGCAACGGGTTTTCGCATATGCGCTCGGCCCTGATCGGGCCGGATATAACCGTGCCATTCACCGATGGCCATCTGCACCTGGGGACATGGCAAAATATTGTCTTCCTCGATTTCGATAATCGCAACCGCCGCCGCCGGCTGGTGGTCCAGATAATTGGAGAATAA
- the mtnA gene encoding S-methyl-5-thioribose-1-phosphate isomerase, whose translation MNFTVIERAGKRVRILDQTQLPTRLVYHEYDDYRDIIAAIKKLEIRGAPAIGIAGAFAVAAAAEVEVAMKVEQYKGVLGSLAGEIKKARPTAVNLGWGVDRVMKVIREFPGEDKGAFREAIWAEAQAILDEDKALCEAIGRNGVELIKDGDTILTHCNAGALATGGSGTALAVIYAARKDGKRVRVYADETRPLLQGARLTSWELMQEGVEVTLICDNMAGMVMRQGKIDLVIVGADRVAKNGDAANKIGTYSVAVLAREHGIPFYVALPYSTFDNEIATGDDIPIEERSPLEITNWGGVQTAPEGVRTYSPAFDITPRELVTAYITEKGITPGGRAE comes from the coding sequence ATGAATTTTACCGTTATCGAACGGGCCGGAAAAAGGGTAAGAATCCTCGATCAAACCCAATTGCCGACCAGACTGGTGTACCATGAGTACGACGACTACCGCGATATAATCGCCGCCATCAAGAAACTGGAAATCCGCGGGGCGCCGGCGATCGGGATTGCGGGGGCGTTCGCGGTGGCGGCGGCGGCCGAGGTCGAGGTGGCTATGAAGGTGGAGCAGTACAAAGGGGTCCTGGGCAGTCTGGCGGGTGAGATCAAGAAGGCCCGTCCGACCGCGGTCAACCTGGGCTGGGGGGTGGACCGGGTGATGAAGGTGATCCGGGAATTTCCGGGCGAGGATAAGGGGGCGTTCCGGGAAGCCATCTGGGCCGAGGCGCAGGCGATTCTCGACGAGGATAAGGCTCTCTGCGAGGCGATCGGCCGCAACGGGGTGGAGCTGATCAAGGACGGCGATACGATCCTGACCCACTGCAACGCCGGGGCGCTGGCCACCGGCGGAAGCGGGACGGCCCTGGCGGTGATTTATGCCGCCCGGAAAGACGGTAAAAGAGTCCGTGTTTATGCCGATGAAACCCGGCCGCTTCTCCAGGGCGCCCGGCTGACCTCGTGGGAGCTGATGCAGGAGGGAGTCGAGGTGACCCTGATCTGCGACAATATGGCCGGGATGGTCATGCGGCAAGGGAAGATCGACCTGGTTATTGTCGGCGCCGACCGGGTGGCCAAAAACGGCGATGCGGCCAACAAGATCGGCACCTATTCGGTGGCGGTCCTGGCCAGAGAGCACGGAATCCCGTTTTACGTGGCCCTGCCGTATTCGACCTTCGATAATGAGATCGCGACCGGCGATGATATCCCGATCGAGGAACGTTCGCCGCTGGAGATAACCAACTGGGGCGGGGTGCAAACGGCGCCGGAAGGAGTCAGGACTTATTCTCCGGCGTTCGATATCACGCCGAGAGAGCTGGTGACGGCGTATATCACGGAAAAGGGTATCACCCCCGGCGGCCGGGCGGAGTGA